One Nymphaea colorata isolate Beijing-Zhang1983 chromosome 12, ASM883128v2, whole genome shotgun sequence genomic window, TGCCGGGGAATAAGGGGACTTTGGCCCCCATTCCAAAGAATGGGGTAACCCCTCGTTCAATCGAACATTACTTACCACTACTGCACATGGCCAAGTGAAAAATCTGGCTGGCGTACACGCAGTTCCAGCTAAGCATACATGTGATTAACGCTTGCCATAACAAGGCAGAAACTTTTCAAATTCACATGAAACGCTGTTCAAAAGTTGagttgtcaaaatttaaaagtttagtGACCAGAGTTCTCCATTGAAGCATCCCTCCTCTACTGGTGTAGTCTCTGTGAATGAAAAGCAggaaaatataatattatctCCCAATGGCTGGCAAAGGTCAATTCCCGTTTAGTCAGGCCCCAAGGCATACCCATCCCAAAACCATTAACATGCGCCTGAAGATCTTTTTAAGGGGGGAAAAAACCTCTTACAAGACCAGCTTTTGGGGCGAGACGGAGAAAATTCTACCAAAATGAGGGACAAAGCCCGATTGCCCCTAGGATGCAGGACTGCACTGGTCACTACGATGAAACCGGCCACCATTGCAGTGTTTCATGAGTTTCTAATCAAATTTCCCTTTcaaatttggcaaaaaaaaaaaaaaaaaaatcaaacggGTCATGGGAAACATTACACGGCTCTCTGATTCGACTCACAAGGAAATATGCTCCCCTTCCACAAGAAGGGTAGGTGATACATGCAAGTGAAAATCTTGTCACTCATACCAACGCAACTTTAGCAGCGAGGAAAATGAAAGGAGCTTTGGCACTCACCcagaattatttaaaaaaaaaaaaagttgcgaAAACATCGTACAGATAAAGCAAACTGAAAAGGCTGCGGCTTTCTAAACTAACCCAACTAGATTTAATGAATGGCTAGCAAGTACTAGAAAGTTAAACAGGGGGACAAGAGGATACCATTAAAAGGATATTTCAAAAACGAAATGGTGaacatattaacaaaaaaaattggcacCCGAAGATATTGCGTCAAGTGCTTGCCCAGAATAAGAAACAGACATGGCCAGGCGTACCACGTGCCACCAACACTGCCTTCAGAGAGACAACATGGATCCCAAACGAAAAAACTTCAAATCTACGTGCCGAGACAACACATGAGCAAACGTGCTCATCCAGCAAAGGACTTCATTATCCCCGAATATGCCAAGACCATTTCATTAAGAATGTGGTATCCCACAAGGGCGACGACATTCCCACAGGGCAAGAGATTACCATATAAAGCTGGCAGTCCACATTCAACAGGACAACCGAGGCGACAGAAGGCCCAACAGGCAAGCTTGACAGAGAGAAACCACTGTTCATTGGAAGCTCCAACCATATAGGTTCAGATGGCCATCACATCTTTTAAAAGACAACAGCAACGTTTTACTAAAGAAGTAGACGTTTTTCTTACAGCATTCCTTCTAACGGAAAAGAAGATGGAAATTGATGTTCAATGTCGTGCTTTCAACCAAAAATTTATAGCCCAGAGAACCAAATGCACCAGCAACTAGAAAttgcaaaaggaaaaatgaaagggAATAAGAGGAACCAAGAAAGATATAATATCAGCTCCGTCGCTCTTTGACCAAAGAACACTGTCTCCTCTGTTTAACCTTACTCCATGATCTCctcaccttcttcctcttcgtaCTCATCCTCTTCATCGGCCGTTGCGTCCTGATACTGCTGATATTCTGAAACCAGATCGTTCATGTTACTCTCGGCCTCGGTAAATTCCATTTCGTCCATACCCTCACCGGTGTACCAATGCAGGAAAGCCTTCCGCCTGAACATTGCAGTGAATTGCTCGGAGACCCGCCGGAACATTTCCTGGATAGATGTGGAATTTCCGATGAATGTGGACGCCATCTTCAAACCCGTCGGAGGGATATCACAAACCGTAGATTTCACGTTGTTGGGGATCCACTCCACAAAATAAGAAGAGTTCTTGTTCTGGACGTTGATCATCTGCTCATCAACCTCCTTTGTGCTCATCTTCCCCCTGAACATTGCAGATGCAGTGAGGTAACGGCCATGGCGTGGATCAGCAGCACACATCATGTTCTTTGCGTCCCACATCTGCTGAGTGAGCTCGGGGACTGTGAGGGCTCGGTACTGCTGAGACCCACGAGAAGTGAGGGGTGCAAACCCGACCATGAAGAAGTGCAGACGAGGGAAGGGAATGAGGTTAACAGCCAGCTTGCGGAGGTCAGAATTTAGTTGGCCAGGGAATCGGAGGCAGCATGTTACTCCACTCATTGTTGCAGAAATCAGGTGGTTCAAGTCGCCAACTGCAATATAAACATCACAAATTTGATTTATTGTCAATCTAGGAACCCAAAATTAAGTGTATATATAAGAAAGTCTTGAAAAGAAATgggagtgagggagagagatctTCTGAAGGACACTTACAGCTAGGAGTAGTTAGTTTGAGAGTCCTGAAGCAGATATCGTAGAGGGCCTCGTTGTCTAGGACCATGCACTCATCAGCATTCTCAACAAGCTGGTGTACAGAAAGGGTAGCATTGTAGGGCTCAACAACGGTGTCAGAGACCTTGGGTGAAGGAAACACAGAGAAGGTGAGCATCATTCTGTCTGGGTATTCTTCTCGGATCTTCGATATCAGGAGGGTACCCATACCAGAACCCGTTCCACCACCCAAAGAGTGACATACTTGAAATCCTGGAAACCAAGACGGCATA contains:
- the LOC116265763 gene encoding tubulin beta-8 chain codes for the protein MREILHIQGGQCGNQIGAKFWEVVCAEHGIDSTGRYHGDSDLQLERVNVYYNEASCGRFVPRAVLMDLEPGTMDSVRSGSYGQIFRPDNFVFGQSGAGNNWAKGHYTEGAELIDSVLDVVRKEAENCDCLQGFQVCHSLGGGTGSGMGTLLISKIREEYPDRMMLTFSVFPSPKVSDTVVEPYNATLSVHQLVENADECMVLDNEALYDICFRTLKLTTPSFGDLNHLISATMSGVTCCLRFPGQLNSDLRKLAVNLIPFPRLHFFMVGFAPLTSRGSQQYRALTVPELTQQMWDAKNMMCAADPRHGRYLTASAMFRGKMSTKEVDEQMINVQNKNSSYFVEWIPNNVKSTVCDIPPTGLKMASTFIGNSTSIQEMFRRVSEQFTAMFRRKAFLHWYTGEGMDEMEFTEAESNMNDLVSEYQQYQDATADEEDEYEEEEGEEIME